The proteins below are encoded in one region of Tomitella fengzijianii:
- the trmB gene encoding tRNA (guanosine(46)-N7)-methyltransferase TrmB — translation MERDRFGRSRLHPRVTSFRTRRGTLTEAQLRTWDEKWPTLGRDVRDEVIDTEEWFGRDAPVVLEIGCGTGTSTAAMALAEPDVDVLAVEVYRPGLAQLLHRIKREDIGNIRLLRGDGVDVMENMIAPASLTGVRVFFPDPWPKKRHHKRRLLQPATFSLIASRLRPGGVLHVATDHADYAEWITEAGATEPMLRTLDSTAPISLERPVTKFEGKGLRAGSTITEMIWRRVDS, via the coding sequence GTGGAGCGCGACCGGTTCGGGCGTTCGCGTCTGCATCCCCGTGTGACGAGCTTCCGCACCCGCCGCGGCACGTTGACCGAGGCGCAGCTGCGGACCTGGGATGAGAAGTGGCCGACGCTGGGGCGCGACGTCCGCGACGAGGTCATCGACACGGAAGAGTGGTTCGGCCGCGACGCCCCCGTCGTCCTGGAGATCGGCTGCGGAACGGGCACCTCCACCGCCGCGATGGCGCTGGCCGAGCCCGACGTCGACGTGCTGGCCGTCGAGGTCTACCGGCCGGGGCTGGCGCAACTGCTGCACCGCATCAAACGCGAGGACATCGGCAACATCCGGCTGCTGCGCGGAGACGGGGTCGATGTGATGGAGAACATGATCGCACCTGCCTCGCTCACCGGCGTGCGGGTGTTCTTTCCGGACCCGTGGCCCAAGAAGCGTCACCACAAGCGCAGGCTGCTGCAGCCCGCGACCTTCTCGCTGATCGCCTCGCGCCTGCGTCCCGGCGGCGTCCTGCACGTGGCGACGGATCACGCCGATTACGCCGAATGGATCACGGAAGCGGGCGCCACCGAGCCGATGCTGCGTACTCTCGATTCGACTGCCCCTATCAGTCTGGAACGCCCGGTGACAAAGTTCGAGGGCAAAGGGCTCCGTGCGGGCAGCACTATTACCGAAATGATCTGGAGACGAGTCGACTCATGA
- a CDS encoding MMPL family transporter has product MFSSWGRLAYRHRRLVLVATTILLLVGGVFGLGLTGQLSQSGYDDPGSESTQAAQLADKTFGRDHMSDVIVLYTAPDGLTVDDPAFATKVEDSLTRLQAEFPEQIGGITSYWTETFGKSLLSTKDKRHAFASVQLTGSTDTQTLEQYHDIKGQFALPGIKVEVSGLQPIGDAIGVGTGNDTQRAELIALPAVAVLLFFVFGGVVAALLPVIVGVLTIAGATGALWMLTHFMDVNTFAQPVVTLIGLGLAIDYALFIVSRFREELAEGYDVGAAVRRSVATAGRTVVFSATMLVVAFTGLLMFPQGFLKSVAFGGLFAIAIAAFTSLTVLPALLGLLGRRVDSLSLPFLNRKKTNAQIEAGFWGRLTDWVGKHPGWVAAPIVIVMLLLIIPFKNVAFGGLSEKYLPPDNPTRVAQEHFDELFPTFRTNPVDVVITGASDSQVVEIATAANQIDGFTGPFKVDKSADDVTVLSAGLVDPDRPGNTITELRDIPEPDGVEVLVGGVPAMTVDTIDALVDMLPWMILFLVVTTTVLMFLAFGSLVLPIKAVLMSALGLGSTLGILTWIFIDGNGASMLNFTPGPLMPAVVVLLLAIIFGLSTDYEVFLISRMVEARERGATTREAIRIGTAHTGRIITAAALILIVVTGAFGFSEIVMMKYIAYGMISALVLDATVIRMLLVPAVMTMLGDDCWWAPKWMKRIQKRIGLGEVHLPDERPTHIATGVAVAGAGAGAASPVRAAPARVGAGVQHHAGAATTVGAALADAPPDATTVIPRITAEQTPAYAAEQAEARTAQRPQARPGPAGGPRRAESQGTEPQRAEPQRAEPRRAETRRASPAPAQPAPGRAAPRPARGAASADARPAGGPQWTESSRTGAPDQPPTRRTRADRGQAGAGRGEAPAQPQRPGPERRTAPQNDAPQRRPARPARPATPAAPDPSTAANPAHRSGAEPPRRSSASPSTASGSGPARPRYPWEERPTAPRMRAEQDAPHAHPGTGTDRPGAHSAPEHGAPEPDSAQYETTDPDATTGGRHLRPDASGQVTVEELLRRHRG; this is encoded by the coding sequence TTGTTCAGCAGTTGGGGGCGGTTGGCCTACCGCCATCGTCGTCTGGTGCTGGTCGCGACGACGATCCTGTTGCTCGTGGGCGGCGTCTTCGGATTGGGTCTCACGGGTCAGCTCAGCCAGAGCGGGTACGACGACCCCGGCTCGGAGTCGACCCAGGCCGCGCAGCTCGCAGACAAGACGTTCGGCCGCGATCACATGTCCGACGTGATCGTCCTCTACACGGCGCCGGACGGTCTCACCGTGGACGACCCGGCCTTCGCCACCAAGGTCGAGGACAGCCTGACCCGGCTGCAGGCCGAATTCCCCGAGCAGATCGGCGGGATCACCAGCTACTGGACGGAGACCTTCGGCAAGTCCCTGCTGTCCACCAAGGACAAACGGCACGCGTTCGCCAGCGTCCAGCTCACGGGCAGCACGGACACCCAGACGCTCGAGCAGTACCACGACATCAAGGGCCAGTTCGCGCTGCCTGGCATCAAGGTCGAGGTTTCCGGCCTGCAGCCCATCGGCGACGCGATCGGCGTCGGCACCGGCAACGACACCCAACGCGCCGAGCTGATCGCGCTCCCCGCCGTTGCCGTGCTGCTGTTCTTCGTCTTCGGCGGCGTGGTGGCCGCGCTGCTGCCGGTGATCGTCGGCGTGCTCACGATCGCCGGCGCCACCGGAGCCCTGTGGATGCTCACGCACTTCATGGACGTCAACACGTTCGCCCAACCGGTGGTGACGCTGATCGGCCTGGGCCTGGCGATCGACTACGCGCTGTTCATAGTCAGCAGATTCCGCGAGGAGCTGGCCGAGGGCTACGACGTGGGCGCCGCCGTGCGCAGGTCCGTCGCCACGGCCGGGCGCACCGTCGTGTTCTCGGCGACCATGCTGGTGGTGGCCTTCACGGGCCTGCTCATGTTCCCGCAGGGGTTCCTCAAATCAGTGGCCTTCGGCGGGCTGTTCGCCATCGCCATCGCAGCGTTCACCTCGCTGACGGTCCTGCCGGCGCTGCTGGGGCTCCTGGGCAGGCGCGTCGACTCGCTCAGCCTGCCCTTCCTCAACCGGAAGAAGACGAACGCGCAGATCGAAGCGGGCTTCTGGGGCAGGCTCACCGACTGGGTGGGCAAGCACCCGGGGTGGGTCGCCGCGCCCATCGTCATCGTCATGCTGCTGCTGATCATCCCGTTCAAGAACGTGGCGTTCGGCGGCCTCAGCGAGAAATACCTCCCCCCGGACAACCCCACCAGGGTGGCCCAGGAGCATTTCGACGAGCTGTTCCCCACCTTCCGCACCAACCCGGTCGATGTGGTCATCACCGGCGCTTCCGATTCGCAGGTCGTCGAGATCGCCACGGCGGCCAACCAGATCGACGGGTTCACCGGGCCGTTCAAGGTGGACAAGTCCGCCGACGATGTCACGGTGCTATCCGCCGGACTGGTGGATCCGGACCGCCCGGGGAACACCATCACCGAGCTCCGCGACATTCCGGAGCCCGACGGCGTCGAAGTGCTCGTGGGCGGGGTGCCCGCGATGACCGTGGACACGATCGACGCGCTGGTGGACATGCTGCCGTGGATGATCCTGTTCCTCGTCGTCACCACGACGGTCCTGATGTTCCTCGCCTTCGGCTCGCTCGTACTGCCGATCAAGGCCGTTCTCATGAGCGCGTTGGGCCTGGGGTCCACCCTGGGCATCCTGACGTGGATCTTCATCGACGGCAACGGCGCGTCGATGCTCAACTTCACCCCCGGACCGCTCATGCCGGCGGTGGTGGTGCTGCTGTTGGCGATCATCTTCGGCCTGTCCACGGACTACGAAGTGTTCCTGATATCCCGGATGGTCGAGGCGCGTGAACGGGGCGCCACGACGCGGGAGGCCATCCGCATCGGCACCGCCCACACTGGCCGCATCATCACCGCGGCCGCCCTCATCCTCATCGTCGTCACGGGCGCCTTCGGGTTCTCCGAGATCGTGATGATGAAGTACATCGCCTACGGCATGATCTCGGCGCTCGTCCTCGACGCGACGGTGATCCGCATGCTGCTGGTCCCCGCGGTGATGACGATGCTGGGCGACGACTGCTGGTGGGCTCCCAAGTGGATGAAGCGCATCCAGAAGCGCATCGGCCTCGGCGAGGTGCACCTGCCGGACGAGCGGCCCACTCATATCGCCACCGGAGTCGCCGTCGCGGGGGCCGGTGCGGGCGCGGCGAGCCCGGTCAGGGCCGCCCCGGCACGCGTCGGCGCCGGCGTTCAGCACCATGCCGGCGCCGCGACGACGGTCGGCGCCGCGCTGGCCGACGCGCCTCCGGACGCCACCACGGTGATTCCGCGGATCACGGCGGAGCAGACGCCGGCCTACGCCGCGGAGCAGGCGGAGGCGCGTACCGCCCAGCGGCCGCAGGCGCGCCCCGGGCCCGCGGGGGGACCCCGGCGGGCCGAGTCCCAGGGGACGGAACCCCAGCGCGCAGAACCCCAGCGCGCAGAACCCAGGCGTGCAGAAACCCGGCGCGCAAGCCCGGCCCCCGCGCAGCCCGCGCCCGGCCGGGCCGCCCCGCGGCCCGCACGCGGCGCTGCATCGGCCGACGCTCGCCCGGCAGGCGGTCCCCAGTGGACGGAGTCCTCCCGCACAGGCGCACCCGACCAGCCGCCCACGCGCCGGACACGCGCGGACCGCGGGCAGGCGGGCGCCGGGCGAGGCGAAGCACCGGCCCAGCCGCAGCGGCCGGGCCCGGAACGGCGCACGGCACCGCAGAACGACGCGCCGCAGCGGCGCCCGGCACGGCCGGCACGGCCGGCGACCCCCGCGGCACCGGATCCGTCGACCGCCGCGAATCCCGCGCATCGTTCGGGTGCCGAGCCGCCGCGCCGCAGCAGCGCCTCTCCGTCCACCGCCTCCGGCTCCGGGCCCGCCCGGCCGAGATACCCGTGGGAGGAGCGCCCCACCGCCCCGCGCATGCGCGCGGAGCAGGACGCGCCGCATGCCCACCCAGGAACGGGCACCGACCGCCCCGGTGCGCACTCCGCACCCGAACATGGTGCGCCGGAACCGGATTCCGCACAGTACGAGACCACCGATCCCGATGCGACCACCGGTGGGCGGCACCTGCGCCCCGACGCCTCCGGCCAGGTCACCGTGGAGGAGCTGCTGCGGCGCCACCGGGGGTGA
- a CDS encoding NYN domain-containing protein encodes MSDHHAVIPGRRVLLVWDAPNLDMGLGSILGGRPTSAHRPRFDALGRWLLGRAQELADEEAEAAEESGGTPPAEDDPIVAEATVFTNIAAGSADVVRPWVEALRNVGFAVFAKPKTDEHSDVDSDMLDHIALRRSTMGLAGVVVASADGQAFREPMELLTDAGIPVQVIGFHEHASWAVASPKLEFVDLEDIPGVFREPLPRLSLENLPVGGAWLQPFRPLTSLLDGR; translated from the coding sequence ATGAGCGACCATCACGCAGTGATCCCCGGCAGGCGCGTGCTGCTGGTCTGGGACGCCCCCAACCTGGACATGGGCCTGGGTTCGATCCTGGGCGGCCGCCCCACCTCCGCGCACCGCCCGCGCTTCGACGCGCTGGGCCGGTGGCTGTTGGGGCGCGCACAGGAACTCGCCGACGAGGAGGCCGAGGCCGCGGAGGAATCCGGCGGCACGCCCCCGGCGGAGGACGACCCCATCGTCGCCGAGGCGACCGTGTTCACCAACATCGCGGCCGGGTCGGCGGACGTCGTGCGCCCCTGGGTGGAGGCGCTCCGCAACGTGGGCTTCGCCGTGTTCGCCAAGCCGAAGACCGACGAGCACAGCGACGTCGACTCGGACATGCTCGACCACATCGCCCTGCGCCGCTCCACGATGGGCCTTGCCGGCGTCGTCGTGGCCTCCGCGGACGGGCAGGCGTTCCGCGAGCCGATGGAACTGTTGACGGACGCCGGGATCCCGGTGCAGGTGATCGGCTTCCACGAGCACGCCAGCTGGGCGGTCGCCTCACCGAAGCTCGAGTTCGTCGACCTCGAGGACATCCCCGGGGTCTTCCGCGAGCCGCTGCCACGCCTCAGCCTCGAGAACCTGCCCGTCGGCGGCGCATGGCTGCAGCCGTTCCGCCCGCTCACGTCACTGCTCGACGGCAGGTGA
- a CDS encoding alpha/beta fold hydrolase: MTDITSPRLEGKVLVGPERDRVLSFSEFGVPHARPVVWLHGTPGSRRQVPVEAREFAERENVRIIGIDRPGIGSSTAHVYKSFHEFTDDLAIVADNLGLDEMSVVGLSGGGPYTLAAARYLPDRVRSCAVLGGVAPTRGEDAVDGGLAGFGAMVAPLVSLGRVPIGMALTSLVRVVKPFASQIIDAYGFLSPEGDRNLLARPEFKAMFIDDLLNGSRKQFSAPFSDIMLFSKEWDFRLADVDKPVHWYHGDADHIVPETHGEHCVRMLPRADMTLLHGESHLGGMGVAEDILARVLADWDRP, from the coding sequence ATGACGGATATCACCAGCCCCCGGCTCGAGGGCAAGGTTCTCGTGGGGCCGGAGCGTGACCGCGTCCTGAGCTTCTCGGAGTTCGGCGTGCCGCACGCGCGCCCCGTGGTGTGGCTGCACGGCACGCCGGGCAGCCGCCGGCAGGTCCCCGTGGAGGCCCGCGAGTTCGCGGAGCGGGAGAACGTCCGCATCATCGGCATCGACCGTCCGGGCATCGGCTCGTCCACCGCGCACGTGTACAAGTCGTTCCACGAGTTCACCGACGACCTGGCCATCGTCGCCGACAACCTGGGCCTGGACGAGATGTCCGTGGTGGGCCTGTCCGGGGGCGGTCCGTACACGCTGGCCGCCGCGCGGTACCTGCCGGACAGGGTCCGCTCGTGCGCGGTGCTGGGCGGCGTGGCGCCCACGCGCGGCGAGGACGCGGTGGACGGCGGGCTCGCCGGGTTCGGCGCGATGGTGGCGCCGCTGGTCTCGCTCGGCCGGGTGCCCATCGGCATGGCGCTGACCTCGCTGGTGCGCGTGGTCAAACCGTTCGCTTCGCAGATCATCGACGCCTACGGGTTCCTCTCGCCGGAGGGCGACCGCAACCTGCTGGCCCGCCCGGAGTTCAAGGCGATGTTCATCGACGACCTGCTCAACGGCAGCCGCAAGCAGTTCTCCGCCCCGTTCTCGGACATCATGCTGTTCTCCAAGGAATGGGACTTCCGCTTGGCCGACGTGGACAAGCCCGTGCACTGGTACCACGGCGACGCCGACCACATCGTGCCGGAGACGCACGGCGAGCACTGCGTGCGGATGCTGCCGCGTGCCGATATGACGCTGCTGCACGGCGAGAGCCACCTGGGCGGAATGGGCGTGGCGGAGGACATTCTCGCCCGCGTGCTCGCGGACTGGGACCGTCCCTGA
- a CDS encoding adenylate/guanylate cyclase domain-containing protein: protein MASSRDILARGVKNRWMLYIASMAGANVFAGVIAAVLLLWVLPIPRDAQVSDRGDVIFLTALTYLVAGAVISVGTAIVLLSPLTRWRRRGGPPTTAEQSAVMLLPLRQSLVHTAVWLIGSLAFIAYNYSDTPNLAITGGIVLALVSVGTFGASYMLGERILRPVAARALSDAEYAPQYAPPISMRLLLTWGLGTLVPTIGLLTLAIGQITGWVDATSTTFAAAVIAMCVLTGLTSLVLTLLTSSHLSDPVRQLRAALLDVRNDVRDTRVNVYDGSELGMLQVGFNRMVTAVDERRRLRTLFGKHVGDDVARLALENGTELGGETRFVAVLFVDMIASTRMAAARPPTEVVDLLNRFFEVIVEVVHRHGGFINKFIGDEVFAVFGAPLEMPDPCTATLRAARRMHTELVRRTGIDAGIGVSSGVCVAGNVGAAERLEYTVIGDAVNEAARLTELAKIHPSRVFAAQHTVTAACAEERAQWTAGRSLVLRGRRMPTGIAYPADAPTAADGSEPGAGGVDGDAAGDEAEAHSAVADDPGPATEPRYRPRPDETA from the coding sequence GTGGCCTCCTCCCGCGACATCCTCGCCCGCGGCGTCAAGAACCGCTGGATGCTCTACATCGCGAGCATGGCGGGAGCCAACGTCTTCGCGGGCGTCATCGCCGCGGTCCTGCTCCTCTGGGTACTGCCGATACCCCGGGACGCCCAGGTGTCCGACCGCGGCGACGTCATCTTCCTGACGGCCCTGACCTACCTCGTGGCCGGCGCCGTGATCAGCGTCGGAACCGCCATCGTGCTGCTGAGCCCCTTGACACGGTGGCGCAGGCGCGGAGGCCCGCCCACCACCGCCGAACAGTCCGCCGTCATGCTCCTGCCACTGCGCCAGTCGCTGGTGCACACGGCCGTGTGGCTGATCGGCTCCCTCGCCTTCATCGCCTACAACTACTCGGACACCCCGAACCTCGCCATCACCGGCGGCATCGTGCTCGCGCTGGTCTCCGTGGGAACGTTCGGGGCCAGTTACATGCTGGGCGAACGCATCCTGCGGCCGGTCGCCGCCCGGGCCCTCTCCGACGCCGAGTACGCCCCGCAGTACGCGCCGCCGATCAGCATGCGCCTGCTGCTCACGTGGGGGCTGGGGACGCTGGTGCCCACCATCGGGCTGCTCACCCTCGCCATCGGGCAGATCACGGGATGGGTCGACGCCACCAGCACCACGTTCGCCGCCGCCGTCATCGCGATGTGCGTGCTCACGGGGCTGACGTCGCTGGTGCTCACGCTGCTGACCAGCTCGCACCTGTCCGATCCCGTACGGCAGCTGCGGGCCGCGCTGCTCGACGTGCGCAACGACGTCCGCGACACCCGTGTCAACGTCTACGACGGCAGCGAACTGGGCATGCTGCAGGTCGGCTTCAACCGGATGGTGACCGCGGTCGACGAGCGACGCCGGCTGCGCACGCTGTTCGGCAAGCACGTCGGCGACGACGTCGCGCGGCTCGCGCTGGAGAACGGCACGGAATTGGGCGGCGAGACCCGTTTCGTCGCCGTGCTGTTCGTCGACATGATCGCGTCCACGCGGATGGCCGCGGCCCGGCCGCCCACCGAGGTCGTCGACCTGCTCAACCGCTTTTTCGAGGTGATCGTGGAGGTCGTGCACCGGCACGGCGGTTTCATCAACAAGTTCATCGGCGACGAGGTGTTCGCCGTGTTCGGCGCGCCCCTGGAGATGCCGGACCCGTGCACGGCGACGCTGCGCGCGGCACGCCGGATGCACACCGAACTCGTGCGGCGCACCGGGATCGACGCGGGGATCGGCGTGTCGTCGGGCGTGTGCGTGGCGGGCAACGTGGGCGCTGCGGAGCGCCTCGAGTACACGGTGATCGGCGACGCGGTCAATGAGGCGGCGCGGCTCACCGAACTGGCCAAGATCCACCCGTCGCGGGTGTTCGCCGCGCAACACACGGTCACCGCAGCGTGCGCCGAGGAACGCGCGCAGTGGACGGCGGGCCGCAGCCTGGTGCTGCGCGGCCGCAGGATGCCGACCGGGATCGCGTACCCGGCGGACGCGCCCACCGCTGCGGACGGTTCCGAGCCGGGGGCCGGCGGCGTCGACGGAGACGCGGCAGGGGACGAGGCCGAGGCGCACTCGGCCGTCGCCGACGACCCGGGCCCCGCCACCGAGCCCCGGTACCGCCCGCGGCCCGACGAAACCGCGTGA
- a CDS encoding alpha-hydroxy-acid oxidizing protein, with protein sequence MTETKPTGGAADSQDPLAAQDSPTAQDSPTAQGPGRERQNRIYRDGVFGRRPAIPTHFAALEKAARRRMSRRAWAYVAGGAGAGATMEANRASFDRHRIVPRVLRDVSRRDLSVELFGRRIPAPVLFAPVGAAELVHPEADVAIAQAAAELGVPYIFSNQGCAPMEDAAAAMDRVAGAGAAPHWFQLYWSTDEELVDSLIGRAERSGADALVVTLDTTMLGWRPRDLDIGSLPFARGEGIAQYTSDPRFVRIVKDRVRAAAGAKADVEVTWGAVRSLISMSRRYPGALAANLRSPEPRAAVETFLDIYSRPSLSWADIATLRDRTRLPVLLKGVLHPDDARRAVDEGLDGIVVSNHGGRQVDGAIGSLDALEAIAPVVDGRLTVLLDSGVRGGADVFKALALGADAVTVGRPHLYGLALGGRDGAREAVANIIAELDLTVGLAGLTSVGEVTRDSLS encoded by the coding sequence ATGACGGAGACGAAACCGACGGGCGGCGCCGCGGACTCGCAGGATCCCCTCGCCGCGCAGGATTCCCCGACCGCGCAGGATTCCCCGACCGCGCAGGGCCCGGGCCGTGAGCGCCAGAACCGCATCTACCGCGACGGGGTGTTCGGCCGGCGCCCCGCGATCCCCACCCATTTCGCCGCCCTCGAGAAGGCGGCCCGGCGCAGGATGTCGCGGCGCGCCTGGGCGTACGTGGCCGGCGGCGCGGGCGCGGGCGCCACGATGGAGGCCAACCGCGCGTCCTTCGACCGGCACCGGATCGTGCCGCGGGTGCTGCGGGACGTCTCGCGTCGGGACCTGTCGGTGGAGCTGTTCGGGCGCCGCATCCCCGCCCCGGTGCTGTTCGCCCCTGTGGGCGCCGCCGAGCTGGTGCACCCGGAGGCGGACGTGGCGATCGCGCAGGCGGCGGCGGAGTTGGGCGTGCCCTACATCTTCTCCAATCAGGGCTGCGCGCCGATGGAGGACGCGGCGGCGGCGATGGACCGGGTCGCCGGGGCCGGGGCGGCGCCGCACTGGTTCCAGCTGTATTGGAGCACCGACGAGGAGCTGGTGGACAGCCTCATCGGCCGGGCGGAGCGCAGCGGCGCCGACGCGCTTGTGGTCACCCTGGACACGACGATGCTCGGCTGGCGGCCGCGGGACCTCGACATCGGGTCGCTGCCGTTCGCGCGCGGCGAGGGCATCGCGCAGTACACCTCGGACCCGCGGTTCGTGCGCATCGTCAAGGACCGGGTGCGCGCCGCGGCCGGGGCCAAGGCGGACGTCGAGGTGACGTGGGGTGCCGTGCGGTCGCTGATCTCCATGAGTCGCCGCTACCCGGGCGCGCTGGCGGCCAACCTGCGCTCGCCGGAGCCTCGGGCCGCGGTGGAGACGTTCCTCGACATCTACTCCCGGCCGTCGTTGAGCTGGGCGGACATCGCCACGCTGCGCGATCGGACACGGCTTCCGGTGCTGCTCAAGGGCGTGCTGCACCCGGACGACGCGCGCCGGGCCGTGGACGAGGGGCTCGACGGCATCGTCGTGTCCAACCACGGCGGCCGCCAGGTGGACGGCGCGATCGGGTCGCTTGACGCGCTCGAGGCGATCGCCCCGGTGGTGGACGGCCGGTTGACGGTGCTGCTGGACAGCGGGGTGCGCGGCGGCGCGGACGTGTTCAAGGCCCTCGCCCTGGGCGCCGATGCGGTGACCGTCGGGCGTCCGCACCTGTACGGGCTGGCGCTGGGCGGCCGCGACGGCGCGCGGGAGGCGGTCGCGAACATCATCGCCGAGCTGGACCTGACCGTCGGGCTGGCCGGGCTCACGTCGGTGGGCGAGGTCACTCGCGATAGCCTTTCCTGA
- a CDS encoding DUF6802 family protein yields MWLGNELPEDGLEGGEEFAAVHSGADGVSTWPASEGGAAGPGDVLEYEPLPFDTITAVDMDGDGVLETMIVHDGEQITVSYDLDGDGDTDYETVFDSEGHAVSWQDQQDPDGTWHWRRVSG; encoded by the coding sequence ATGTGGCTGGGCAATGAACTGCCGGAGGACGGGCTGGAGGGCGGCGAGGAGTTCGCCGCGGTGCATTCCGGGGCCGACGGGGTCTCGACGTGGCCCGCGTCCGAGGGCGGGGCGGCGGGCCCGGGGGACGTGCTGGAGTACGAGCCCCTGCCGTTCGACACCATCACCGCGGTGGACATGGACGGCGACGGCGTCCTGGAGACGATGATCGTCCACGACGGGGAGCAGATCACCGTCTCCTACGATCTCGACGGCGACGGCGATACCGACTACGAGACCGTCTTCGACAGCGAGGGGCACGCGGTGTCGTGGCAGGACCAGCAGGACCCGGACGGGACGTGGCATTGGCGGCGGGTCTCGGGGTGA
- a CDS encoding acetoacetate--CoA ligase → MLWEPDAEAVAGSAIVEFADLVRQLNPDSPGVPTDASDYDRLWQWSTENLGAFWQAVWDYFDIASDTDPGPALAEDRMPGASWFPGARINYVDQVFRHAEQQDAAGRPAIVDLAEGREPRAVPWGELRSRTAALAHTLRGAGVGPGDRVVGYLPNIAETVIAFLATASIGAVWGACGQDYSAPAAVDRLGQLEPSVLIAADGYDYGGKPRDQRAAVDELRAGLPGLALTVLVARSGRGEDDAVGSLAAGGDRVLGWSAATAGEHPLVTERVAFDHPLWVVFSSGTTGLPKGIVHGHGGVLLEHLKAGVLHSGLGPGETFFWFTSPSWMMWNFQVAGLLAGATIVTYDGSPAHPGPDGLWRMAAESAVTILGTSPGYVLACMKAGAHPAGDHDLTALRMVGVTGATLPATSAEWLRDEVGERVQINSISGGTDVVTAFVGAAPNVPVWAGELSCRLLGVALAAFDPAGEPVVGEVGELVVTRPMPSMPVRFWNDPDGARYRDAYFDTYPGVWRHGDWVTVTARGSVEIHGRSDSTLNRNGIRMGSADIYQAVESIPEVAEAMVLGVEQPGGGYWMPLFVVLREGADLDDALADRIKAAVRDQASPRHVPDEVIAAPAIPHTRTGKKLEVPIKRLLLGADPATTVDRTAVDDPGLIDWYAAHKRGV, encoded by the coding sequence ATGCTCTGGGAACCGGACGCGGAGGCGGTGGCGGGCAGCGCGATCGTCGAGTTCGCGGACCTCGTGCGGCAGCTGAACCCCGACAGCCCCGGCGTGCCCACCGACGCCTCCGACTACGACCGGCTGTGGCAGTGGTCGACCGAGAATCTGGGCGCGTTCTGGCAGGCCGTGTGGGACTACTTCGACATCGCCTCCGACACCGATCCCGGGCCGGCGCTGGCGGAGGACCGCATGCCCGGCGCCTCCTGGTTCCCAGGTGCGCGTATCAACTACGTCGACCAGGTGTTCCGGCACGCCGAGCAGCAGGACGCCGCCGGCCGGCCCGCCATCGTCGACCTGGCGGAGGGCCGCGAGCCCCGCGCAGTCCCGTGGGGCGAGCTGCGCAGCCGGACCGCCGCGCTCGCACACACGCTCCGCGGGGCCGGGGTGGGCCCCGGCGACCGGGTGGTGGGGTACCTGCCGAACATCGCGGAGACGGTGATCGCGTTCCTGGCCACCGCGAGCATCGGCGCGGTCTGGGGCGCGTGCGGCCAGGACTACTCCGCCCCGGCGGCGGTGGACCGGCTCGGCCAGCTGGAACCGTCGGTGCTGATCGCCGCCGACGGATACGACTACGGCGGCAAGCCGCGCGATCAGCGCGCCGCGGTGGACGAGCTGCGCGCGGGCCTGCCCGGACTGGCGCTCACGGTGCTGGTGGCGCGGTCCGGCCGCGGCGAGGACGACGCGGTGGGATCGCTGGCGGCGGGCGGCGACCGGGTGCTCGGATGGAGCGCCGCCACCGCGGGTGAGCACCCGCTCGTGACCGAGCGCGTGGCGTTCGACCATCCGCTGTGGGTGGTGTTCTCCTCGGGTACCACCGGGCTGCCCAAGGGGATCGTGCACGGCCACGGCGGCGTGCTGCTCGAGCACCTCAAGGCGGGCGTGCTGCACTCGGGCCTGGGCCCGGGCGAGACGTTCTTCTGGTTCACCTCGCCCAGCTGGATGATGTGGAACTTCCAGGTGGCGGGTCTGCTGGCGGGTGCCACCATCGTCACCTACGACGGCAGCCCGGCGCACCCCGGGCCGGACGGCCTGTGGCGGATGGCGGCGGAGAGCGCGGTGACGATCCTGGGCACCAGCCCCGGATACGTGCTGGCGTGCATGAAGGCCGGCGCGCATCCAGCCGGGGACCACGACCTGACGGCGCTGCGCATGGTGGGCGTCACGGGGGCGACGCTGCCGGCGACGTCCGCCGAATGGCTGCGCGACGAGGTGGGCGAGCGCGTCCAGATCAACTCGATCAGCGGCGGCACCGACGTGGTGACGGCCTTCGTCGGCGCGGCGCCGAACGTGCCGGTATGGGCGGGCGAGTTGTCCTGCCGCCTGCTGGGCGTGGCGCTGGCGGCGTTCGACCCGGCGGGTGAGCCCGTGGTGGGCGAGGTGGGGGAGCTGGTGGTGACGCGGCCGATGCCGTCGATGCCCGTGCGCTTCTGGAACGACCCGGACGGCGCGCGCTACCGGGACGCCTACTTCGACACCTACCCGGGCGTGTGGCGGCACGGCGACTGGGTGACGGTGACCGCGCGCGGCAGCGTGGAGATCCACGGCCGCTCGGATTCGACGCTGAACCGCAACGGCATCCGCATGGGCAGCGCAGACATCTACCAGGCCGTCGAATCGATCCCCGAGGTCGCCGAGGCCATGGTGCTGGGCGTGGAGCAGCCCGGCGGCGGGTACTGGATGCCCCTGTTCGTCGTGCTGCGCGAGGGTGCCGATCTCGACGACGCGCTGGCGGACCGGATCAAGGCGGCCGTGCGCGATCAGGCTTCGCCCCGGCACGTGCCCGACGAGGTCATCGCGGCCCCGGCCATCCCGCACACGCGCACGGGCAAGAAACTCGAGGTGCCGATCAAGCGGCTGCTACTGGGCGCGGATCCCGCCACCACGGTCGACAGGACCGCGGTGGACGATCCAGGCCTCATCGACTGGTACGCGGCGCACAAGCGCGGGGTCTGA